Part of the Nitrosophilus alvini genome, CTAGGAATGAAGGTCTTCACAAAATTGCAAGATTTTTCCAAGAAGCTGCTGATAACGAAAAATATCACGCAATGGCTGAATTTAAAGCTTACAATAAACTTGTGCACGATATTGAACTCGATACAACAAGAAAAAATCTTCAATACGCTGCAGACGGTGAAAGATATGAACATGAAGAGATGTATCCAAATTTTGCATCTATTGCAAAAGATGAGAATTTCAAAGATATAGCAAGGCTTTTTACGGCAATCGGTAAAGTTGAAGTGGAGCATGAAGCGGAATATCTTGCCCTAAAAGCCGCACTTGAAGCAGAAGGATTTTTTGAAAGTGATGACGAAGAAGAGTGGGTCTGCGAAGTTTGCGGCCATGTCCACAGAGGCAAAAAAGCTCCAAACAAATGCCCTTTATGTAAAGCAGACAAAGAGTACTTCAAAAAAAGATGCAAAGATGTAACAGCGGGATAGATTACAAAACGGTCCGTCCACAGCATCTTGCTGTGGCGGATCAAAGAGTTATCTATTTAAACCTTTCACAAATCTCATATAAAGAATAGGTAAGATAAGAAGTGTCAACGTAGTAGAACTTCCAAGACCATTTATAACAACTATCGCCAAAGGCCTTTGTATCTCAGAACCAGGACCTGTTGAAAACAGAAGCGGCAAAAGTCCAAAAGCTGCTATGAGTGCTGTCATTAAAACAGGTCTTAGCCTTCTCATTGCTCCGGTTATGACAGCCTCTTTAATCTCCATTCCGTTCAAAACAAGCTGGTTGAAATAGTTTACCATTACAACACCGTTAAGTATCGCTATACCCAAAAGCGCTATAAATCCGACTGATGCAGGTACCGATAGATATTCCCCACTAAAGTAGAGCCCTGCAACTCCTCCCACAAGCGCCAGAGGAATGTTTACAAGCACTAAAAGTGCCTGTGTTATGGATTTGAATGACATAAACAGCAAAATAAATATCATAAAAACGGATATAGGAACTATCAGCATCAATCTTTTTGCCGCTCTTTGCTGATTTTCAAACTCTCCGCCATACTCTATATAGTATCCGGCCGGAAGTTTTATCTCATTTTCCACAGCTTTTTTGATATCATCAACAAATCCAACAAGATCTCTGCCTTCCACATTACTTTGAACCACCGTCTTTCTAAGACCGTTTTCATGCTCTATCTGCACCGGTCCGCTGGTCTGCCTGAACTCTACCAGTTGGGACAAAGGAATGGTGTTGCCGTTTGGTAATGTATAGTTCAGTTTTTTAAGTGCAGAAATTGAACGCTGAACGGAGTTTTCTCCTTTTATAACAAGATCTATCCTTCTCATACCCTCCTGAATTATACCTATTTTTATACCGTCAACAAGAGTTTTCAGATATGCTGCAATTTCTGTTTCTGTTATATTATACAAGCCAAGCATTTTTTGATTAAATGTAAGCTCAAGATATTCTACACCTTCGTTTGCCTTTTTGTAAATATCCGTACTTCCAGGTATCTTTTCAAGGAGAGTTTTGATCTTTTTTCCTATCTCTTCAAGTTTGTCTTGATCACTGCCGTAAATATTTATGGCAACATCTCCTCTGACTCCGGTAAGCATCTCCGATACTCTCATCTCAATAGGCTGAGTAAAGCTATACTCAATTCCCGGAAACTCTTCAAGAACTTTTCTAAGCTCATGAATCAACCACTCTTTATCCTGTTTTCTCCACTCCTCTTTCGGCTTCAGAACCAAAAAAGTATCAGTATCATTGAGCCCCATAGGGTCAAGACCCAGTTCATCACTTCCGGTTCTTGCTACTATGGATACAACTTCAGGAACTCTTTGGAGTATCTTTTGCTGGATTTTCAGATCCATCTCCTTGCTCTCATCAAGACTTACCGAAGGAATTTTTTCGATTCCTATGATTATACTTCCCTCATCCATGGTAGGCATAAATGTCTTTCCGACATTTGCTGCCATATAAACCGCTCCTGCCATCAACATAACGGCAGATACAAAAACAATCCACTGATGCCTGATAGCACCTGTCAAAACAGGTCTGTAGAGTTTCAAAAGCACTCTCATCACAAAAGACTCTTTATCCGGTCTGATTTTTAATATCAGATAACTTATGACCGGTATCAGGGTCAAAGCCAGTACAAGCGAACTGAAAAGTGCAAATACAATACTTAATGCAACAGGTTTGAAAAGTTTTCCTTCAAGACCTTCAAGTGTCAAAAGAGGCATAAAGACTATGATGATTATCAAAACCCCCGTTACTATGGAAGGAGCTACCTCTTTTGCCGCAACCAGAATAATTTCCAGTTTCGGTCTGTTCATACGTTTCGGATTTCCAAGTTCCGCAGTTATATGCTCCACCATTACCACTGCCGAATCGACCAGCATACCTACAGCTATGGCAAGGCCGCCGAGACTCATAAGGTTTGCACTGAGTCCGAACATCTTCATAGCGATAAAGCTCATCAACAGAGCAAAAGGCAAAATCAGTGCAACCGATACCGCAGAAGCGATATTGCCAAGCATCAGAAGAAGAATTACCACGATAAGTATGACTGCCTCAATAAGTGCTTTTTTAACAGTATGTGTAGCGATATCGACAAGTTCGGAACGATCATACAGTATCTTTATGGAAGTGCCTTCAGGAAGCACTTTTTCTATCTTTTTAAGCTCTTTTTTTACATTCTCCAGAACCTTGGCCGCATTGGCGCCTTTCAAAGACAAAACTATCCCCTCTACAGCTTCGCCTTTACCGTCTTTTGTTACAAAACCTGCTCTGGTCAGATGTCCTATGCTCACATCAGCTATATCGCCTACCGTCACAACCTTTCCATCTATATTGATAACAGGCCTGCTTTTAATATCGTCAATATCTTTAATCCGTCCTACGCTTCTGACATACAGACTCTCTGGGCCTACCGTCACTCTTCCCGCGCCATCATTTATATTGTTTTCATCCAGAGCACGGTATAGAGTATCCATACTTATACCATACGCTTCAAGCTGTTTGAGTTTTGGCGTAACCTGATATGTTTTGACAAATCCACCAAGAGAGTTGACTTCTGCTACTCCGCTTATACTTCTTATTTTTGGAGCTATAACCCAGTCAAGAATAGATCTTTTCTCCATCAAAGAGAGCTTATCAGACTCTATTGTAAACATCAGGATGTCACTAAGCGGCGTACTTATAGGAGCAAGTCCCCCTTCGATATTTTTGGGCAGCTCATCTTTTATGGCATTCAGTCTTTCACTGACCTGCTGTCTTGCCCAGTATATATCGGTTCCCTCTTCAAAATCGATAGTTATATCGCAAAGACCGTACTTTGAAATAGAACGCAAAATTCTCTCTTTAGGGATGCCCAGCATCTCAAGCTCTATAGGAGTAGTTATCCTTGATTCCACTTCCCCGGGCGTCATACCGCTCGATTTTATAATTATTTTCACCTGTGTAGGTGAAATATCCGGAAAAGCGTCGATAGGCAGCTCTTTATACGACTTTATCCCAAACCCTAAAACTACCAGCGCCAGAAGAAGGATGAAGAGTCGCTGCGAAAGGGAAAATTTTATAAGAGCGTCAACCATCATTTCCCTCCATCATACCTTTCAATACTGCAGCCCCTTCCACAACTATTTCGTCAACCGCTTTTATTTCTTCACTTGGTGCAAAGAAAAAGTTCTCTTTTGTTTCTGCTAAAATATTTATCCTGACCGGTTTAAATAGATTGCCATCTTTTTTAAACACAAGATAACCTTCGGGTATCCTGACTACGGATATTTTAGATATTTTCAAACTCTTTTTTGCAACTTCAAGCTTTACGGACAACTTTAAATCAAGTGGCCAAGATATGTTGGAGGGGAGTGCGAGTCTTACTCTTTGTGACTGGTTTGAAAGATTGAGTATCTGTGCTTTTTGCAAAACTCGCGTCTCAATTACACTTTCTTTCGTTTTCACAGATAACTTATCGCCTACTTTCAACAATTTTGCAACCTTGACCGGCAAATCGATATCCATTACTTTCTCTTTTGTTGATACGAGAGTTAAAAGAGGTTTAGTAGATTCCAATGTGGTTCCGGTATTTACAAATATTTTATCAACAACACCGCTTATGGGAGCTTTTATATCTACTGTTTTTTTAATCACACCCTTTTTGATGATATCATCTATCTCATCTTTCTCCGCACCGAAAAGCTCCAGGAGACTCTTTTTGCTTTTCAGATCATTCAAAACCGCTTCCTTATCGGCTTTCAATGCAATACAAACTTTTTGAGGCACAATTCCCTCTTCACATAAAACAGATTTTATTTTGTACTGAGCTTCTCTTTTTGCCAGCTCAATTGATAAAGAGAGCAGATCTTTTTGAGCCTCTATCCATTCGCTGCCTGTTACTTCGGCCAATACCTCGCCTTTTTTGACACTTTCGTATTTGTAGGTTTTTAGATTTACAACCAGAGCCGAGAACGGAAGCGATACAGTATATAACATAGAAGGAGGAGCTTTTACCACTCCCAGATACTCACCTATCGGAATATATCCGCTAAGATTCGGTTTTTCGGTTTTTATATGCCAGTTTAACATCTCCTCTTTTGTCATTTTGATTGCTTCATTTGCTGATAAAATAAAAAAAGATACGCATACCAGTAATATTTTTTTTATCATTTATATATCCTCCCTAAATCCAATAGTCTTATATAATTCAAAAAGTGTCTCAAAATATCTCTTTTTAAAATTGAGAGTCTCTATCTGAAGATTGATCAGCTCTCTTTTGGATATCAAAAGTTCTAGTAAAGAGCTCTCTCCTGCAAGATAACTCTTGAGAGTCAAGCTTGTCAGCTCTCTTGCTCCATCTTCAAGTTTTTTAGTAGTTTTGTAGTTATTCACTACATTTTTCAATCTTGTCAAAAGCTGCATAGCGGCAGCCTTTTTTGAAGCAACAAGATTTTCGAGCTCTGTACGTTTCAGACTGATAGACTCCATAATAGCTTTTTTCTCCAGTTGTCGTTTTGAACTGCTGAAGTTCAAAGGAATTCCTACTCCCACCAGATATCTTTTTGTACCAAGCTCGTCACTGTACTCCATAGAGACATCAAATCTCTCTATAGTACTTTCATATCCTCTGAGTCTGGCCTGCAGTTTTTTGATATATGCCTTATATGACAAAATATCTGGAGAGTTTTCAACTATTTTTTCAGGCTCATAATTTATATCTTCTATTTTAATACTCCCCTCTTCACAAAGAATTTCATCAAACTCAATTTCAGTAGAAGATAGAAGTTTTTTAAGATTCAAAAAGGACTCAGTCATATCGTTTTTAGCAGACTGAACTTCTACAAAAGCTTTTCTCTTTTCCATTTCAAGAGCCAAAATATCTTTTTTAGAGACTTCCCCAAGCTTATACGCCTTTTGCATCTTTTTGTAAAACCCTTCCAGTTCAAAAAGATTTTCAGTTCTTAATTTATATATTTTTCTGTTCAGGCATGTCTGCTTATATAAATTTTTTATTGAATATTTGAGTTTTAAAAAATCAAATTTAAGATTTAAAATCCTCGCTTCAACACCCGATAACGCACTATTTTTTAATGATTTTTTAACATTTGGCACCAAGAACTGCTGATTTAATTCAAAATAGTACTCTTTTCCGCTTATACCGCTATTTTCTTCGGCATATGCAGATGAGGCTCTAAATTCAGCAGGATCACGTACAATAGACAGTTTGGTCTTGGTTTGTAAAAGTTTGATCTCTTTTTGTATGGCAACAGCAGCCGGATGTGTTTTTTCAAATTTTTCCATTATCTCTTTAAGTCCCGCAACTTTCGCAAAAGCTAGCGAAAAAAGAAATGATAAAATCATAATAATTCTCATTTTTTTCCCCTTTGTCCCAATATTTTCAGTTCTCCGGCATCTACAAAAATCACTTTATTCTCCGCTATTACCTTGTAGACTACACTGCATCTGATTGTTGATAGTTTTATCTTTTTTATCTGCAAATTTGGCATTTTCTTTTTTATAAAATTTTCAACCTCATTTTTCGTAACAATTGCTAGCTCCTTAGCCCTCTTCTTTTTTTCCATTGAGTTTTTGAAACTGGAGTGAAGTTGACCTCCCGAATGCGAATAGCTGTACTTCATACACTCTTGCGGTGAAAACTGCACAGAGGAAGGCAATATAACAGCATAAACACTTATCGCAGATGCTATAAATATTAAATATATTCTGTTCATATAAAATACTCCGAAAAAATTAAAAAGTATGTAAGTGCGATGAAAGCACAGTAACGATTAAAAGACTGAAAGAAGATTATGCTGCTGGAGGATGATAAATATTTGAATAAAATTCAAACTTGTAATTTTCGCTGAATGAGAAGATAATCTCTTTTTCCATATCTGAAAGAGAGATATTACAATTTTCCAAAATAAAAGCTATTTGGTGAATATCAGCATGTATCTGACACGAAACATCCAGATTCTGTTTTTTTGGTTCAATTTGGCAAACTACACAGTCCTGACAAGAATCAATCATGTCAAAAACGAAATCATGAACAATAAAAAAAGAGAAACAAACAATCAGAAGAGACAAAACTCTTTTTTTTATATCCATTCATTCTCCATGTTTTTGCCGGTCTGACAAACGATTTAGGGTATTGTATTTTAGAAATTATTATAACTTAATGAAAATAGTTATTAATTCACATACTTAAAACTGTTTCTTTGAGTTTTTAAAAGCCTCTATTTCAAGTCTTTTCATATTCACTGATATATCTGAACCATCTTTTTGCGGATATTTTTTCAAAAAAAGTTCTACAAAATCTTCAAGAAACTTTTCTCTGTTTTTACCGGACTTCTCTACAAAAGACCTGAATGCGGTAGAGATCCAGCCTTTGAACATCTCTTTGCTGCCAAAATTTATCTTTTTTTCCATATACCCTACTCTTTTGGGAAACAAAGCATTTCTTTTCAAAATCTCTTCAAACTCCACTGCAGATGCATAGTTATAAGGCGATACGAAATCGGCAAACTGCTCTTTGTATCCTGTTTGAATCACTTCTTGCATAGTTTCAAATATCTCTTTTGCATTTCCCTTAGCACCCATCGTTATATAGAGTCTGCCATTTTCTTTCATTACCTCGGATATATTTTTTACAGCTGTAAAATGATCATCTATCCAATGAAAAACTGCATTGGAATATACCGCATCAAATTTTAACTTAGTTTGGATATTTTTTACATCCATCTGCCTAAATTCAAGATTTTTTTCACTGTAGAAAAGTTTTTTTGCACTTTCCACAGCCTCTTTGTCTATATCTATCCCCAAAACGGAACCTGTTGGAGTCTTCAAAGCTATAAGATATGTTATCTTTCCGTTGCCCGAACCTATATCGAGCACATTTTCATCCCCTTTAAGCCTGAGCCTTTTTGATATCTCT contains:
- a CDS encoding TolC family protein, with the protein product MRIIMILSFLFSLAFAKVAGLKEIMEKFEKTHPAAVAIQKEIKLLQTKTKLSIVRDPAEFRASSAYAEENSGISGKEYYFELNQQFLVPNVKKSLKNSALSGVEARILNLKFDFLKLKYSIKNLYKQTCLNRKIYKLRTENLFELEGFYKKMQKAYKLGEVSKKDILALEMEKRKAFVEVQSAKNDMTESFLNLKKLLSSTEIEFDEILCEEGSIKIEDINYEPEKIVENSPDILSYKAYIKKLQARLRGYESTIERFDVSMEYSDELGTKRYLVGVGIPLNFSSSKRQLEKKAIMESISLKRTELENLVASKKAAAMQLLTRLKNVVNNYKTTKKLEDGARELTSLTLKSYLAGESSLLELLISKRELINLQIETLNFKKRYFETLFELYKTIGFREDI
- a CDS encoding ferritin family protein — its product is MRQYETYRCNKCGNEVEVQKVGGGTLVCCGEEMECITENLTAVNLMKAFAGESQARNKYEFFAEVARNEGLHKIARFFQEAADNEKYHAMAEFKAYNKLVHDIELDTTRKNLQYAADGERYEHEEMYPNFASIAKDENFKDIARLFTAIGKVEVEHEAEYLALKAALEAEGFFESDDEEEWVCEVCGHVHRGKKAPNKCPLCKADKEYFKKRCKDVTAG
- a CDS encoding CusA/CzcA family heavy metal efflux RND transporter, which translates into the protein MVDALIKFSLSQRLFILLLALVVLGFGIKSYKELPIDAFPDISPTQVKIIIKSSGMTPGEVESRITTPIELEMLGIPKERILRSISKYGLCDITIDFEEGTDIYWARQQVSERLNAIKDELPKNIEGGLAPISTPLSDILMFTIESDKLSLMEKRSILDWVIAPKIRSISGVAEVNSLGGFVKTYQVTPKLKQLEAYGISMDTLYRALDENNINDGAGRVTVGPESLYVRSVGRIKDIDDIKSRPVINIDGKVVTVGDIADVSIGHLTRAGFVTKDGKGEAVEGIVLSLKGANAAKVLENVKKELKKIEKVLPEGTSIKILYDRSELVDIATHTVKKALIEAVILIVVILLLMLGNIASAVSVALILPFALLMSFIAMKMFGLSANLMSLGGLAIAVGMLVDSAVVMVEHITAELGNPKRMNRPKLEIILVAAKEVAPSIVTGVLIIIIVFMPLLTLEGLEGKLFKPVALSIVFALFSSLVLALTLIPVISYLILKIRPDKESFVMRVLLKLYRPVLTGAIRHQWIVFVSAVMLMAGAVYMAANVGKTFMPTMDEGSIIIGIEKIPSVSLDESKEMDLKIQQKILQRVPEVVSIVARTGSDELGLDPMGLNDTDTFLVLKPKEEWRKQDKEWLIHELRKVLEEFPGIEYSFTQPIEMRVSEMLTGVRGDVAINIYGSDQDKLEEIGKKIKTLLEKIPGSTDIYKKANEGVEYLELTFNQKMLGLYNITETEIAAYLKTLVDGIKIGIIQEGMRRIDLVIKGENSVQRSISALKKLNYTLPNGNTIPLSQLVEFRQTSGPVQIEHENGLRKTVVQSNVEGRDLVGFVDDIKKAVENEIKLPAGYYIEYGGEFENQQRAAKRLMLIVPISVFMIFILLFMSFKSITQALLVLVNIPLALVGGVAGLYFSGEYLSVPASVGFIALLGIAILNGVVMVNYFNQLVLNGMEIKEAVITGAMRRLRPVLMTALIAAFGLLPLLFSTGPGSEIQRPLAIVVINGLGSSTTLTLLILPILYMRFVKGLNR
- a CDS encoding efflux RND transporter periplasmic adaptor subunit; protein product: MIKKILLVCVSFFILSANEAIKMTKEEMLNWHIKTEKPNLSGYIPIGEYLGVVKAPPSMLYTVSLPFSALVVNLKTYKYESVKKGEVLAEVTGSEWIEAQKDLLSLSIELAKREAQYKIKSVLCEEGIVPQKVCIALKADKEAVLNDLKSKKSLLELFGAEKDEIDDIIKKGVIKKTVDIKAPISGVVDKIFVNTGTTLESTKPLLTLVSTKEKVMDIDLPVKVAKLLKVGDKLSVKTKESVIETRVLQKAQILNLSNQSQRVRLALPSNISWPLDLKLSVKLEVAKKSLKISKISVVRIPEGYLVFKKDGNLFKPVRINILAETKENFFFAPSEEIKAVDEIVVEGAAVLKGMMEGNDG
- a CDS encoding class I SAM-dependent methyltransferase, with protein sequence MAFFKSVSKKERLYSKSQQILAEEISKRLRLKGDENVLDIGSGNGKITYLIALKTPTGSVLGIDIDKEAVESAKKLFYSEKNLEFRQMDVKNIQTKLKFDAVYSNAVFHWIDDHFTAVKNISEVMKENGRLYITMGAKGNAKEIFETMQEVIQTGYKEQFADFVSPYNYASAVEFEEILKRNALFPKRVGYMEKKINFGSKEMFKGWISTAFRSFVEKSGKNREKFLEDFVELFLKKYPQKDGSDISVNMKRLEIEAFKNSKKQF